The sequence below is a genomic window from Mycobacterium spongiae.
GGGGCGCAGGGGGACTCCCTGGGGCAGCCACCACCTTGCTAGCGCTGGCCCGGTTCGCCGGCCAACCCGTAGTCGTGCTCGGCCAGCAGCGGGCAACCGGCGGAGGCAGCAGCATCGTTGGACCCGCCTTGCTGCGCGAGGCCAGGCGCGGCATGGCCTTGGCGGCCGAACTCCGCCTGCCGCTCGTCCTGGTGATCGACACCTCCGGTCCCGCGTTGTCGGCCGACGCCGAGCAAGGCGGGCTGGCCGGCCAGATCGCGCAGTGCCTCGCCGAACTCGTCACCCTGGACACTCCGACGGTGTCGGTGCTGCTGGGTCAGGGCAGCGGCGGACCGGCGCTGGCCATGGTGCCCGCCGACCGCGTGCTGGCCGCATTGCACGGTTGGCTTGCGCCGCTACCCCCGGAAGGGGCCAGTGCAATTGTCTTTCGAGACACCACTCATGCCGCTGAACTTGCCGCGGCCCAAGGAATTCGATCGGCGGATCTACTGGGATCCGGAATCGTCGACGTCATCGTGCCGGAGCGTCCCGATGCGGCCGACGAGCCAGTCCAGTTCTCCCAACGACTGGCGAGCGCCATCGCCGCGGAGGTCCACGCACTGCGCGCAATGCCCGATGCCGACCGCACCGCCGCCCGCCTACAGCGCTACCGCGGCATCGGGCTGCCCCGCGACACTTAGCTCAGGCACACGCCACCCCGCACAACATGACCATCGTTTAAATCTCGACGAACGTGTCGGTCGGTCATGGCAGTTTTTATTCATGGCTCTTGTCCATGGCCAGGCCTTTATCGGCAGCGAAGCGCTGCGGCAGGGGGACTTGAGTCGATATCAGCTGCGAACCGGGTTCCGGGCCATCTATCCCGACGTTTATCTGGCCGATTTCGCGGCGCCGACGCTCCGGACCCGTTCGGCGGCGGCTTGGCTGTGGTCGGGCCGGCGCGGGGTGTTGGCGGGGCTTGCCGCAGCACAATTGCATGGCTCGGATTGGATCGACGACGATGAGCCTGTCGAGTTGATCTGGCGCAACCCTCATGCGCCGCACGGCGTGGTCACTCGACATCAGCGGATCGAGGCCGACGAAGTCACCCGCGTTGCCCGGCTGCCGGTGACTACACCTGCGCGAACCGCGTTTGACCTGGCACGGCGACTCCCTACCGGCCAGGCGGTGGCGCGGCTCGACGCCTTGATGCGCGCTCGGCCGTTTTCGGTCGAGGATGTATTGCTGCTGGCCAAGCGGTACCCGGGCACCCGCGGCCTGCGCCGCCTGCGAACAGCGCTCCCGCTTGTCGATCCAGGCGCCGCATCGCCGAAGGAGACGTGGCTACGGCTGTTGCTGATCGACGAGGGCCTACCGACGCCGGAAACTCAGATACCGGTCGTCGAGGGCTACCGCACTGTGGCCGTGCTGGACATGGGTTGGGAGCAGTGCAAGGTTGCCGTCGAGTACGACGGCGACCAACACCGCAGCAACCGACACCAGTACATACGCGATGTCCGCCGCCTGAGGGCGCTTGAGTCGTGCGGCTGGATCATCGTGCGGGTGATCGCCGAGGATCGGCCCGATGCCATCGTCCGCTCGGTTCGTGCAGCCCTCCGCCGTCGCGGCTACCGCGACACATAAACCACGTACGCGACGCGCCGCAGCACGTCGCCGTGGCTTAAGTCTCGACAGTCTCGACGACCGGCGAGGCGCTTGTTCACCGGTTCCGGTTGGTGGTGTTAGCTGTTGGTGTCACGGGCGCAGGACCGACCCGCACCAAACGTTAGGGAGGCTATTGCATGGACGCCGATGTGATCGTGGTCGGTGCAGGTCTGGCCGGGCTGGTGGCCACCCACGAACTGACCCGCCGGGGCAAGAAAGTCGCGGTCATCGATCAAGAGAACGAAGCCAACCTCGGTGGTCAGGCCTTTTGGTCGTTCGGCGGCATCTTCCTGGTCGACAGCGTCGAGCAGCGCCGCATGGGGATCAAGGACTCCCTGGAACTGGCCTGGAACGATTGGTCGGGTAGTGCGGCATTCGACCGCCTTGATGATGAAGACGTGTGGTCGGCGAAATGGGCACGCGCCTACGTGGAATTCGCCACCGAAGGGAAACGCGCCTACCTGACCGAAAACGGCATCAAGTTCCTGCCCACAGTCGGGTGGGGAGAGCGTGGGGATCTGCGCGCCGACGGGCACGGCAACTCCGTACCGCGTTTTCACGTCGCATGGGGCACCGGCACCGGGATCGTGGAACCGTTCGCCAACTCAGCCCTCAAGAGCGCCGAGAACAAGCTGGTGACGTTCTATCACCGCCACCGCGTCGACGAACTGGTTGTCACCAACGGCACGGCCACCGGAGTCAAGGGGCGAGTGCTGGCACCCGACGACGCCGTGCGCGGCGCGCCCTCCAACCGCGACGAAGTGGGGGACTTCGAGCTGTCCGCCCAGGCGGTGATAATCACCACCGGTGGCATCGGCGGCAACCACGACATAGTGCGGCGCTACTGGCCGCAACGGATGGGCACCCCACCGGCATCGATGATCACCGGAGTCCCCGAGTACGTGGATGGCCGCATGCTCGACATCGCCGCCGACAGCGGCCTGCGACTGGTCAACCGCGACCGAATGTGGCACTACACCGAAGGTGTCATCAACTGGGACCCGATTTGGCCCGGACACGCTATCCGGATCATTCCCGGCCCCTCCTCCATGTGGTTCGACGCCCTCGGCCGACGGCTGCCGGCCCCGTACTTCCCCGGCTACGACACTCTGGGGACGCTGCGCTACCTGCGGACCACCGCCGACATCGCGAAGTATGACCACTCCTGGTTCATCCTGACTCAGAAGATCATCGAGAAAGAATTTGCGCTCTCCGGTTCCGAGCAAAACCCTGACATCACGTCGAAGAGCTTGCTCGCCCTGGTGCAGGAACGGTTCTTGAACAGGAACGCCCCGGCGCCTGTCGAGGCGTTCAAGACGCGCGGCGTCGACTTTGTGGTCGCGGACAACCTTGAAGAACTCGTTGGGCTGATGAACGGCCTCACCGATGAGGCTCTCTTGGACCCGGCCGCGATTCGCGCCCAGATCGAATCACGGGATCTGCAGGTGGACAATCCATTCTGCAAGGACGTGCAGGTGCAGGGCATCCGCAACGCGCGGGCCTCGCTCAGCGATCGGCTCGGTCGGGTCGCCGCTCCGCACCGCATTCTCGATCCCGATGCAGGGCCCTTGATCGGTGTTCGACTCCACATCCTGACCCGGAAGACGTTGGGCGGCATCCAAACCGACCTTGACTCGCGCGCCCTGGGCGCCGATGGCCAACCCATCGGCGGCCTGTACGCAGCCGGAGAAGTCGCAGGGTTCGGCGGCGGCGGAGTACACGGTTACAACGCGCTGGAAGGCACATTCCTCGGCGGTTGCATCTTCTCGGGACGCGCCGCCGGTCGCGCCGCCGCCGACGCCGTCTAGCGAACCGGCAACCTGCGACGGTCGGGTCCAGCGCCGCGCATCGCCAGCGCGGGGACGCCACTCGCACGCCCCCGCGCTGGCGAGCCGTTCACCTAGCTTTCGGCCAGGGCGGCGTGCAGCGATTTTTGGGCTGCGGTGACCGCTTCGAGGACCTTGGCACTCGCGTCGGCGAGTTTTTGCTTTTGCTCGTCGGTGCCATTCCACACGATCGTTCGGGCCAGTCCGGCAACCTGGAACAGCTCTTTACGGATCTTGAAGCCATCACCGAACTGGGCGGCGCGAGCCAGAAACGCGCGAGCCGTCTCGCTGCTAATGCCGCGCCAGGCCAACAAGTTCTCGCCGAGTTCGGTCAGTGTTGCCACACCGTCGTCAACCGTGACAACGCCGCGACCGGCAAGCACCCCAATCGCCAGTTCTGCCATCTCCTGTGGAGGCGTTAGGGCGCCGTCGGTCTTGTCGGACACGCGCTGAACGATCTGGGTGGCATCAGCCGGTCCGTCGAGCAGCATCGCGGCCGCTCCGACCGCTGCCCGCTTGAGCGGTGGCATGCCTGAGCCAGGACCGAAGCCGGGCGGGAAGCCTGGACCGCCGAAACCCGGACCCCAGCCGCCAGGCCCACCAAACCCAGGTCCACCGAACCCGGGGCCGCCGAAGTCAGGTCCGGCGCCGGGCGGGCCACCGAAACCGGGTCCACCCCACCCCGGCCCACCAAAGAATCCGCCACCAAACATGTCTGCACTCCTTTGCAGTCATGACGACCGGCGATCACCAGCCGCCGAAATGAGTATCAACATCGTTGATACCGCAGCCCGCTGGCCATGTCAACAGAGTTGATATAAACACAGATCCCTACACCATATCCGTTGGCGGAAAGGCGATTACCGCTACAAGCCGCATCGGGGGGTACCGACGGGTAGGCGTGTCGCTGATTCCGGTAGCTACCGGTCGCGGCGGCAACGGGGTTCTTCGTCGCTTACCGTCTCGCTGGCCAGCCACGACGTGACAGCATGTGAGGCATGACTGAATCCGACGACAAGCCTCTGGGCTTCCTGCTGTACCGCGTCGCGTCGCGACTCAGACCCGAAGTCACCGCCGAGCTGCAGCCGCTCGGATTGAGCTTGCCCCAGGTTGCCTGCATGCGGATGCTCTCGGAGAACCCGGGGCTAACCAGCGCCGAACTCGCACGTGACACCCCCGTCTCGGCGCAGGCCATGAACCGGCTGCTGCGTTCGTTGCAAGACCTTGGCGCAGTAACCCGCACTACCACGACATCGAACCAGCGGATGCCAGCCCAGCTCACCAAACGGGGCAAAGCGTTGCTCAAGCGCGCGACCGCGGCCGCCTACAAGGCCGATCGGCAGGTCCTGGCCCACCTGACCCAAGCCGACCAGCATCAGCTCAAACGACTTCTCGTCGCGGCGGGCAACCCCGCAACCGACGACGCCGACCCAGCCACATAGCCG
It includes:
- a CDS encoding DUF559 domain-containing protein; translation: MALVHGQAFIGSEALRQGDLSRYQLRTGFRAIYPDVYLADFAAPTLRTRSAAAWLWSGRRGVLAGLAAAQLHGSDWIDDDEPVELIWRNPHAPHGVVTRHQRIEADEVTRVARLPVTTPARTAFDLARRLPTGQAVARLDALMRARPFSVEDVLLLAKRYPGTRGLRRLRTALPLVDPGAASPKETWLRLLLIDEGLPTPETQIPVVEGYRTVAVLDMGWEQCKVAVEYDGDQHRSNRHQYIRDVRRLRALESCGWIIVRVIAEDRPDAIVRSVRAALRRRGYRDT
- a CDS encoding MarR family winged helix-turn-helix transcriptional regulator; the encoded protein is MTESDDKPLGFLLYRVASRLRPEVTAELQPLGLSLPQVACMRMLSENPGLTSAELARDTPVSAQAMNRLLRSLQDLGAVTRTTTTSNQRMPAQLTKRGKALLKRATAAAYKADRQVLAHLTQADQHQLKRLLVAAGNPATDDADPAT
- a CDS encoding FAD-binding dehydrogenase produces the protein MDADVIVVGAGLAGLVATHELTRRGKKVAVIDQENEANLGGQAFWSFGGIFLVDSVEQRRMGIKDSLELAWNDWSGSAAFDRLDDEDVWSAKWARAYVEFATEGKRAYLTENGIKFLPTVGWGERGDLRADGHGNSVPRFHVAWGTGTGIVEPFANSALKSAENKLVTFYHRHRVDELVVTNGTATGVKGRVLAPDDAVRGAPSNRDEVGDFELSAQAVIITTGGIGGNHDIVRRYWPQRMGTPPASMITGVPEYVDGRMLDIAADSGLRLVNRDRMWHYTEGVINWDPIWPGHAIRIIPGPSSMWFDALGRRLPAPYFPGYDTLGTLRYLRTTADIAKYDHSWFILTQKIIEKEFALSGSEQNPDITSKSLLALVQERFLNRNAPAPVEAFKTRGVDFVVADNLEELVGLMNGLTDEALLDPAAIRAQIESRDLQVDNPFCKDVQVQGIRNARASLSDRLGRVAAPHRILDPDAGPLIGVRLHILTRKTLGGIQTDLDSRALGADGQPIGGLYAAGEVAGFGGGGVHGYNALEGTFLGGCIFSGRAAGRAAADAV